One genomic segment of Helianthus annuus cultivar XRQ/B chromosome 14, HanXRQr2.0-SUNRISE, whole genome shotgun sequence includes these proteins:
- the LOC110906378 gene encoding uncharacterized protein LOC110906378 — protein sequence MSGGTGDNTVSVMTEEIQEKISEEVGKALEASLPGFMERLQNTILSIVEERINELKEDLIHERGKVKEKKGCPYNKFMACKPLIYNGKVDPIACQRWISDIEGVFERTHCDVSDFVAYETGQLRGQAKDWWDNLRNEKGDEATRAMTWEDFKTPFLKHHSPKATEEQKIYYYHNILRAEYREFVTPSNYENLTDIINAAREREIELKKQIEIGERRALAANPSPTKKPKVTKPSRKGNVKEGSPSCEICGRAHRGKCFYKDKPCVLCGKMGHGVSNCPDKVTVCYKFYQSGHKKSECPKLTGKKEGVGSKIENPKAKSKIFPHHCC from the exons ATGTCGGGAGGGACCGGTGATAATACTGTATCAGTGATGACTGAGGAGATACAAGAAAAGATTTCCGAGGAAGTCGGAAAGGCCCTTGAAGCTAGCCTACCGGGATTTATGGAAAGGTTACAAAACACAATACTCTCGATCGTTGAGGAGAGGATAAATGAACTGAAGGAGGATCTTATCCATGAAAGAGGTAAGGTCAAGGAAAAGAAAGGTTGTCCCTACAACAAATTCATGGCATGTAAACCCCTAATTTATAATGGAAAGGTAGATCCAATTGCTTGTCAAAGATGGATAAGCGACATTGAAGGTGTCTTTGAACGAACACATTGTGATGTGAGCGATTTTGTGGCCTACGAAACCGGCCAACTAAGAGGTCAAGCCAAAGATTGGTGGGACAACCTTAGAAATGAAAAAGGGGATGAAGCTACGCGGGCTATGACATGGGAGGATTTCAAAACACCTTTCCTCAAACATCATAGCCCAAAAGCG ACCGAGGAGcaaaagatatactactatcaCAATATACTCAGGGCTGAATATAGGGAGTTCGTGACTCCCTCAAATTATGAAAACCTCACTGATATAATTAATGCTGCGCGGGAGCGCGAGATTGAACTGAAAAAGCAAATCGAAATAGGAGAAAGGAGGGCGTTGGCTGCAAACCCAAGCCCCACAAAGAAGCCGAAGGTAACTAAACCTTCAAGGAAAGGAAATGTGAAAGAAGGATCTCCGAGCTGTGAAATATGTGGACGTGCCCATCGGGGCAAATGTTTTTATAAAGACAAACCATGTGTCTTATGTGGGAAAATGGGGCATGGGGTTTCAAATTGCCCCGATAAGGTGACGGTGTGTTATAAGTTCTATCAATCGGGTCATAAGAAATCGGAGTGCCCGAAATTAACGGGAAAGAAAGAGGGCGTTGGCTCAAAGATTGAAAACCCCAAAGCCAAAAGCAAGATCTTTCCACATCATTGCTGCTGA